Part of the Candidatus Cloacimonadota bacterium genome, GTTATCCAGGTGGATGGCATCCAGATCGAGGTCTTGCCAAAGCTGGATCGCAATGGTGGTGATGTAAATGCTTGGCGGGACTTGCTGATCGGCATGCTTCGGGAAGTTGGTATGTTCAGGGTTTCTGCACCCAGTACCAGTATGCTGACCCTGAGTTCAAACTCGATCCTTGAACTCTATTTCGATCTCTTCATCACAGAAGTGGAATACCTGATCCGCACCGGCCTGATCAAACAATATCGCAGGCAAAGCCTTAACCAGACTTCGCTCAAGGGCTCGCTGGACTTTCCTAGGCATCTGGCCAAGAATCTGGTGCATCAAGAAAGATTCCTCACCAATACCTCCGTGTATGATCAGGATCACGTCTGGCACAGGATAATCAGCCAGGCTGTCACCCTGATCCGCCTGCTCTCCCAAGACACCCAGATCCACAACCGGATTGGAGCTTTGGAACTCAATTTTCCCCAAGTATCCAGCCAAAACATCTCCGAAAGTACCTTCAACAAGCTTGTCTATACCAGAAAAACCGAAGGCTACCGCACCGCGATCGAGATTGCCAGGCTGCTGCTATTGGGCTTTCACCCGGACCTCACTGCAGGGGCAAACACCGTCCTGGCCTTGATGTTCGACATGAACCTACTCTGGGAAAGCTTCATCTATCACAGCCTGAGAAAGCAGTTCCTGGTCAACTCGGCTCCATATTCGGTGAGAGGGCAACACTCCACAGACTTTTGGGCGACAGGATCTTGCAGAAGGTATTTGCGGCCGGATATCTATCTGGAAAACAATGATAATGGATGCAGATATGTATTGGATACCAAGTGGAAAGACGTCGCAGGTGCCGGACCCTCACCTTCTGATCTGCAACAGCTATTCGCCTATTCCCAGTTCTTCCGCTCTGCCAGAAACGCATTGGTGTATCCTGGTCATAACAACAGCGTGCAAAGCGGTAGCTACGCCCTCAGAACAGATTGGGCCGATTCTGTATCTTGTAGCCTTATTCAGTTGGGTGTTGGCTCAAACATCAAGAAATGGCAGGAAACCATCTTTCAGGCTGTTATAGACTGGATGGAAGCAGTGTAAGGAGGAAGATATGTGAAGTGGATTACTTCGTTAGGACAAA contains:
- a CDS encoding McrC family protein; this translates as MKPNKISVFEYDRLKTGREYNGVPFTETLLESLERFHSSSKTRYYNLIHNGVEFCEYVGVIQVDGIQIEVLPKLDRNGGDVNAWRDLLIGMLREVGMFRVSAPSTSMLTLSSNSILELYFDLFITEVEYLIRTGLIKQYRRQSLNQTSLKGSLDFPRHLAKNLVHQERFLTNTSVYDQDHVWHRIISQAVTLIRLLSQDTQIHNRIGALELNFPQVSSQNISESTFNKLVYTRKTEGYRTAIEIARLLLLGFHPDLTAGANTVLALMFDMNLLWESFIYHSLRKQFLVNSAPYSVRGQHSTDFWATGSCRRYLRPDIYLENNDNGCRYVLDTKWKDVAGAGPSPSDLQQLFAYSQFFRSARNALVYPGHNNSVQSGSYALRTDWADSVSCSLIQLGVGSNIKKWQETIFQAVIDWMEAV